A stretch of DNA from Pectinophora gossypiella chromosome 23, ilPecGoss1.1, whole genome shotgun sequence:
ggtgttttactgctaatagccgggaccaacggcttaacgtgccctccgaagcacgaagcttactttttcggacgataagatgatcttcttcttatcgtgtgggttgtgaggtagattaccaacctcatcaaccctggtgacaaggttattactgagccgccaaaggcccctgacatgactcatataacgactacatacttacatcattaagtagtaaccgggaccaactgcttaacttgccttccgaagcacggaccatcttactttcggacaatcaggtaatcagcctgtgtgtcctaaccaaattaggaatcacaaagtgatttttgtcatgtctccaccgggattcgaacccagggcctccggatcgtgagccgaatgctcaaccactggaccacggaggcgatTTAAGCGTTACTATGCATTTAACTGACTttaaccgatggccgctggggtggaaaagttctagaatggcgaccacgtgtcggacgacgctcagtgggtaggcccgctacaaggtggaccgacgatctggtgaaggtcgcgggaagccgctggacgCAGGTAGCGctggaccgatcgtcgtggagatgcttgggggaggcctatgcccagcagtgggcgtcgtacggctgatgatgatgatgcatttATCTATCTTATTATGTGACAGGTACTTCAAGACACCGTGGCCGAGCTATGAGTCGACGACGACAGAACGGTCTACCACCACCGGCTCCGACACCACTACCACCGGCACCGGACTCAGATACTACGACATAGTAGACCCACCACCACTTAAACGGGCAGACCCTGGCAGATAAGCGCGctaaagggcttattacacccaTGGTATAACGCAGTAGCAAAGATTTTGTTTCTTTAAAAATTGTACTGTCCTAaaagcaaaacagtttttaacaGAAAATTTGCTTTCCTTAAACTATTATACTTACACAaatttttcctgtacccaaaggttgcctggaagaaattgccgcatgaacaataaggccgcctgttgtgcttttctgtatatgttgtccttatccctgtattttgtgtccattgtgctcaataaagtattttatctatctatggaAGATACAGAGGAGTTAATAAAGtagcctgttttttttttcttgtataagtacttaacgactacgtacttatatcagtaaattgtaaccgggaccaacggcttaacgtgccttccgaggcacggatcatcttactttcggacaatcaggtgatcagcctgttatgtcctaaccaaaccagggaccacaaagtgatttctgtgatatgtccccgccgggattcgaacccggggcctcatCTCACGGCTGTACCCCAATAAGGGATTTTCCTAGCCACGTTCCACAAAAACCATGTttgttgtaaataatataatcatcgtcatcatcatcaccagcccattaacgtccccactgctggggcacaggccttccctatggatggatagggagatcgagccttaaaccaccacgcgggcccagtgcggattggtggttattaacgactgctaatgcagccgggaccaacggcttaacgtgccttccgaagcacggaggagctcgagatgaaaactttttttttgtggtcacccatcctatgaccggcctttgcgaaagttgcttaacttcaacaatcgcagaccgagcgcgtttatcgctgcgccaccgagctccttttgAACAAAACTTTAGAAAAGCAATCAGCATCGTTGATGCGCAGACTGCGCGGTAGCAGCAACAGCGTCCTGAGGGCGGTAGCCGACACTGGAGATTGTCCACTGATCGACTTTAAGATCAATAAAACTTTATCgatatttaagataatttacttttttcttaagtttgttactaaccaaatgaatctagttgttcgataaaaatataaatttttttttttttttagaaatattaTCTATTAAACTGAACATCACTacggtgttttgtggttaatgatcgcattaagttagttggaagacattcgcgagtgttattatatcggagtgttcaataaacaaagtgtatctgcctattttcgcttcgtgccaagaagccgttttataactcgaaagtttatgcggacttttgagttactTCGTttagggttcggagtaggagtctactccgagggtgggggcttaggtttcatcatcatcacctttcatcatttcattaaacatcaagaaaaaaatacgtaagacatggctgtatgggcatagttccctttgccctacccttcggggaaaaccaaaacaaaaaaaaattaacatcaCTACTTACACTATCTTTACTTTAAACATACTGTAGAAATAATATGATtctgctggaatcggggccattatcgaCCACCTGGTCGTTTCCTTCGCCTAGTAGTGGTGGTCGTTTCTATGACCTCCTCCTCTTCAGATTCGGTATACTTCGCTGGGACTGTCTTTGGCGGTTTCGACGAAGGCCGAGTGTTTTTACCTTTCCAACGTCTCGTCGGCGCAGGCGCATTGGGCAACGGCGCCGCTTTCGGGGTGGTGGCTgtaaaaaacacataaaatataaaaaacaaatcttctatcgtgtgagttgtgaggtggattttcaacctcatcatcaaccctggtatcatgattattattgagccgccaaatacctctgacatgactcatgtaacgactatgtaataatatgtcacatcacatttaaagtgtcttaaggggcctctacgtgttggcttcggccccacgcacgccttccaaaagtccgggactccataggcccgagatatggaaacgacatacaaataattataataaaacactttattgcacacaaattcgcAAAACAttcacaggataaacttattctaaggtgggcaaaggcggccttatcgctaagagcgatacgtttaacgatatgagcaactaaatgcataattaattcatgatatggccaatcGTTGGCAATGATATCGtataattagtaacattatccaccggtagtcgaactggtgtcgattatatgatattataatcaatgaatcaatgtaattgtacatatttccatatcgattaggtaaaataattttgaacctaagaaatgaatcgagtattcgcatttttattacaccacagaacatggacaccgcctacattaatgatatggccaaatgttgattgaaatatcatttaaaGTTGACACTTCAAAcaatggtcaacttaagttggctatacattattttaagtttacgcggttattatcataattaaaacacataataatgggttcttaccgcgtttaaagtaaaTATATCGGGAGTAAAAACGGGACGGGGGGAAAAATTGCTGTAACTctcctttaaattgctgtgcccaatccggttccatatgtgttacttaccttatattactaacctcctaccatgtggaacgcaataaatgatatgattatgattatgacgtaaaaatatcgggagtctcatagcCCTActctttaaacgcggtaagaacccgttattatgtgtttaattaagttggctatttcatgaaatggtcgaacacatcatgaaactATGAATTCTAAGTACTGGCCACGACAGATGCATAATGTATGATGCTTACATGCTCCGGTCGCATCTCGATTTGGTGGTTCCGTAGTCCTGGACGTGGTTCCGTTGTAAACCTCAGTGGTGGACCATACGTCATAACTAGGGAGCCACCGAGCTGGTTCCAATGGTTCAAATCTGTcatcaaaaattatttatttgtacacaataaaacattttgtttttgacgtgacttattgtaggtttgccgcagatggcattaactacatcgccggacaaatggcgacccgatacaacgtttaagacaacaggcctgacggtgccctgttgggcgcgaacctcggctcagggcgtcgtccttTACCTATATGAAagtattttttacagaaacctCTGACTATACCAGTTGTGAGCTTATACgtattgaatagaatagaatagaaaaagtttattataaaaggacgccacacacaaaaaaagacaacaacatcatatcaaatttccactaaaacaattacaaaaaagcaagacggatgtttgtcgaaatgaccataaggtggtggtggacgtcctgagataaaagggcctcactcagcacaagtcgcggcgtgaaccacgacgctgatattatgtggaccctgttgggtgacgcacgaacatcgtatttcataaacatggtatttttttatttttttttttttctcttttatgtATCCTGCTCAACACAGCAATCTGTCATCATGGACATTTAGCTGCTTCTTTGTTTGGTTTCTCCTGTATTTGGTCTTTGTAGCGGTGAGAAATGATCCACTGATCGGTCTCACTTTTCAGCAGGAAATCTGTTTATTAAAGATGAAACACTGTTTCTCTTAAGTCTTGAGTAAACAATACTTCCGGACCCCGATAAGTCAGCAGCCAGAGAGTTGACATGACAAGTTAGTTTTTTCTGGTAGTTTTGGCTACGGGTAGCGATTTCTTGTTTCACAGTTTGTAGCTTCAAATCTTGCAGGATGTATTTATTGTGGATGCATTTAGGGATGTCAAACATGGTTCTCATAGCTTTAGTCTGGAACCTTTCCAAGATATCAATATTACTGTTGCTTGCTGTTCCCCAGAGTTCAATTCCATATGTCCAAACCGGTTTCAATATGGTTTTGTATATTAGCAATTTGCTTTCGTTGGTTAACTGAGACTTTTTACCGATCAGCCAGTACATGCTTCTCAGCTTTGTGTCCAGGGTTTTTCTTTTACTCCAGATATGTTTTTGCCAAGTTAGCCTTCTGTCCAGGTGCATGTCAAGGTATTTTGCAGTATCTTCGTGTGGAATTTGTTCACCGTTTAGAGTAATTGGGGGACAGTTTCCTTTCCTTAGAGTGAAGGTGACATGTGCAGATTTGTTTTGGTTCGCTTTTATTCTCCAAATCTTTAACCACTTCTCAATATCATATACGTGCTTCTGCAGATTTGCTGAAGCAATCTCTGGGTTGGTGTGCACTGACAATATTGCAGTGTCGTCAGCATATGTAGCAATGAAAGTTTTGTCATCTGTTGGTATGTCAGCTGTGAAGATGAGGTATAGCACTGGCCCCAAAATACTCCCCTGAGGGACACCTGACTTGATTTCGTGCAAATCTGACGTGATGTTGTTAAATTTCACTTCAAAACAGCGTTGGTCCAAGTAGCTTTTCagtaagaagaagaaagagtGAGGTAGATACTTTTTTATCTTAAACAGGAGTCCGTTATGCCATACCCTATCGAAGGCCTGGCTGACGTCGAGGAATACCGCCGAGCAGTATTTCTTGTTTTCCAGTGTTTGGCTAATAGTATCTGTCAACCGATGTACCTGCTCAATGGTGCCATGCTGCTGCCTGAATCCAAATTGATGCCCAGGAAGGATGGTGTCTAGGTGAGGACGAATCCTATTGAGGATAATTTTTTCAAGCAGCTTGCCAACCAAAGGCAAGAGGCTAATTGGTCTGTAGGACGAGGCTTCTTCTAAAGGTTTACCAGGTTTAAGTATCATTACAACTTGAGCACTGAAGTGGGAAGTGGGAGAGTCTTAGGCAGGCATTGAAAAGCATCACTAAGAACATTATACCTTTATATGGAAGGTTGTTTAGCAATACGGAATCCAATAGGTCATATCCTGGTGCTTTCTTTGGTGGCAGAGCTTTGATCTCTCGAATAATTTCCGTAGGACTTACAGCTTTTAGGGGTAAGCATAACTGATTCGGGGATTGCAAGTAGTCTGTTATTTCATCTTCCCATGGTAttaatggtgtatatattccaattcaattccaaaatatactttataatctataccaaattattttaatagaattagagtgtacgtgtacatagacaaatattatcgcaaagatgtatacgtaaatacttaaggttagaataaaaaaaaagaaagttattaatataggtaaaactagtaaacaaatgtaataatatattgcGATGTTTGGGCATAGAAAAAGTGAAACTTACCCATATGTTGTCATAAAACTTTGGCCTTTGTACTCGACACGTTGTTGTATGAAGTTTTTATAGTACGATCCTTCCTCCCACTTCCCTTCCATTATGTGCATCAGCGTCATATTCTTCTCGATACCATATACGATCATTTCGAATGTACAAGCGTCAGAGAACATCAGAAATACCGATATGTCGAAATAGGAATCTGTGAAGCAAAAACGTacgtatttaagtatttaacttTATACGTAATAGAGGTACAAACtggacttaaaaaaagaaaggaaaacggGGTAGgaccctgtgctgggaggttttctggccacgttttTCCCTCGGCGATATAACTTCCGATGtgatagtagttttacagctagttacatagtgtgtaatttaatttttgacgttcaaaaagcgctatgtaaaccaattttgaagaataaataattttgttttttttttaattatacacaCGGTTCCGTACATCAAATGGAGAATCGGAAGCCTTATAGGAACCCGCAGTGCGCGGGGAGCAGCgtgacaccccggacacttcatacaaagtaTCTCGTTTCACACATCGATCGATGTGTAgtcacattgacgttatcgtacacgcgcatctggtgtgtgacgtctgacgccatacgaatgaaaagactaaactatgttcgaagagGGGTGaggtcagccgctggtgggcagcagagagttaccgttctatacgtagtattattccttattgtgcCTGTGcccagtcatcatcatcatcagcccattaacgtccccactgctggggcacgggccttccctatggatggatagagagatcgggtcttaaaccatcacgcgggcccagtgcggattgatggttattaacgactgctaatgcagccgggaccaacggcttaacgtgccttccgaagcacggaggagctcgagatgaaaactttttttttctgtggtcacccatcctatgaccggcctttgcgaaagttgcttaacttcaacaatcgcagaccgagcgtgtttaccgctgcgctccTCTGCCTGTgctcagtagtgggacgtatataggctgtttatgtataggtGTGTATTTCAAAATAATGTTGAATACGTACTTCTATAGTAGTGGCACGCCGGACCGTAGTTGTTACGCGGGCAAGAGTGTTTCACTCTCATTTCGGAGCTGGCAGATGCGTTCACCAACTCAAGTGTCATGCACGTAATCTCCATGGCTTCTTGAATCGTCATCTAAAAATATCGGGATTTACCCTGGGTCaagaataaaatttaaacacacacacagcGGGTCACATGCCTCGCTGTCTGTATCGAGGCATGTGTCCCGCATGCCTTGCAAAACACATGCCTCGACACGGACATAAAAGTACACACATAAAGGCGTGCAGCGCATAGCATGGGTAGCCGGCGATATGGCTAAAACGCTTATCTAGAGAAGAAAATCAAAATGATTAAGAAAATTAGCATTTTTTGTGACTTCCTTACTGTcacggacagcgccatctagcgcacatCTTGTGAACCATCAGTTCCGCTGGTGTTGAGCtggagttgccgttctttacgtagtattattccttattctatgctcacACATAAGAAAAACGGGAAGAAGATAGCTTTTCCAACAGAGGTATTTTAAGACTACATTAGGTTAAACTGGCGGCTCGCTATAATAGCCTTTTTGACACTTGTTCCgcaagaccgaatgttcttttgaAAATTCAAACTCCATTCAAATTCCAACAGCATCCTGGGTGTGTGGGTGGACCGCTGGGAGTCGCCATTGATGGCGCGATGGTTGCGACTACACGCACACATACCTCCTCCCGCTAGACGACTctaattttcataatttgttttcataaataaatattagtctactaacattaggattaagtactatgttactaacatctatggacaatagtctgaaaataaagattttgaatttgaaattgttgattgagccgttggtcccggctgcattagcagtcgttaataaccaccaatccgcactgggcccgcgtggtggtttaaggtccgatctccctatccatccatagggaaggcccgtgccccagcagtggggacgttaatgggctggtgatgatgatgatgataggatATTAAAGTATTAGTAGTCACAGTGGTTCTGTGCTTCACCGGCTCGCatctcaaacgaggagcgccgCTTTGAACctcggtaccagacttgcaatcttaagtgcagttttcactaacacagttgtctcgaccattgtaggcggcgatacggctcaccacctaccccgttggtctaatagaaaactTGATGAAGTGTAATTAGTTCGGCTTGCGTGCAATGGTATATTCGTCGCAAAcgtttaatgtgtttttaaaatattttcagttccacacttttgtgacggaaaatttcacttaatatcatctcagaattacggtttgaatcatcccttaagtTTCCGTTATAtatcggtgtcactaacaccttgtattttttcagaaagagggtagacagatatgtctgccccaatccaatctcatcagtaatcccgtgatcatagctcttgcaacagtgtcgaaatatcgggagtctcatatccctgctttgaacgcggtaagaacccgttattatgtgttttaattatgataataaccgcctAAACTATATACtactatatagaaaatatttcgtgtgtgcgttgacttctgatgtgatgtcattataatgtatatatatgtaatccgtgtctgtggtgtcctaaataataaatgtttctttctttctttctttctttctaaacttaaaacaatggctATCATAACATGCCGCTCATTTAGCATGAAAGTTACATTGTAAGTGAGGAATTGATACTGGTTGTTATCCGTCCTCAGTTTAATGAATTCTCGGTACAACTTGCTCTCATTTGGTCCAATGTTGCAATCGCCGAACTTTTGGAGGCTGGAGGCGCCAGCAGACgctgcaaataaaaatattgattcaaATAGAATCGGTTCCGGGGGCTTTCTGGGAATATTTCAAAAAGCTTGAGATTGTATCGATAATCCttccgaacctcaaaaagaAAAACGCAACACTTATGGGATCACTTTGCTGTCCGTTCGTCTGCTCCTCCACTCGGGAACACGTAGATATATTAACGGTTAAAACGACCGTATCTTGGATTGCGTCGATTTAGAAACTTGATtgttccttttgaggttcggaaccctaaaaataataatcttttgTTTGAATAATACGTAGTAGACGTACAATTATCTTTGTGATATTTATTGTACTACTTAGAGCGGCTTCGCACTGCATTTAATCCGAATCCGAGAAAAATATGTTCTTAAGTTGTTGTCAAACTACGAGTCAGTTCACGCAG
This window harbors:
- the LOC126377481 gene encoding uncharacterized protein LOC126377481, coding for MFSDDETMDGIRAVVPVALIQDEFCVGAAAEVAILPEQSLQHNARVLLGESWNDLGRRVRSYLIHPEYGPTYNTIALIQLKDPIRNGIIFHLCPPPEILRDPQFYIVRFKDDYNDLKKEVIPMHYVPRRMCRDFYVAANLYAEKMRPPHVVCATSMEHDNVCVWEAGAVLVSRDVWGRWQLLGFGVRGPGCAGPSRYLDMLSYYPWIHSSLHQLQRLTISKIHRHKYVLRTSAGASSLQKFGDCNIGPNESKLYREFIKLRTDNNQYQFLTYNMTIQEAMEITCMTLELVNASASSEMRVKHSCPRNNYGPACHYYRNSYFDISVFLMFSDACTFEMIVYGIEKNMTLMHIMEGKWEEGSYYKNFIQQRVEYKGQSFMTTYGFEPLEPARWLPSYDVWSTTEVYNGTTSRTTEPPNRDATGASTTPKAAPLPNAPAPTRRWKGKNTRPSSKPPKTVPAKYTESEEEEVIETTTTTRRRKRPGGR